The Phacochoerus africanus isolate WHEZ1 chromosome 15, ROS_Pafr_v1, whole genome shotgun sequence genome has a segment encoding these proteins:
- the LOC125116518 gene encoding uncharacterized protein LOC125116518 isoform X3 produces MCSSKESSLPKAFPTGPGQPLLALLSCRRGVCLCLGSWPNTILWGLPTVRPPPQLPPPRPEPRPPLLTFRLGLRGGQAFQGCQARVDGVFMATAGGPALPTSPAEDPGERPAWRFLGWPSAFLTQLLAGLRFCRLGRGHLCRDDACGLGLGPGRAGCSRASPSLLRPLLDWTRRPTFQRDWLEFPLGLSGFVLQSCLWRHPLDLQPCAVGKGSGISATVLWVVGAAQIPSLVGNFHVPQGRATLGAEARSSLGFPLGPRSSSPGPRDDGSPLRGPKPRCGAGQRSPAHPQQHAPPKGHRARHIEVPRLGDRSTLDRLASEQGQGWNLHPHGYPLCKSGGS; encoded by the exons ATGTGCTCTTCCAAGGAGAGCAGTCTTCCCAAAGCCTTCCCGACCGGTCCCGGCCAGCCCCTTCTGGCTCTGCTCTCCTGCAGGCGGGGCGTGTGCCTTTGTCTTGGCTCCTGGCCCAACACCATCCTCTGGGGACTCCCCACTGTGCGGCCCCCACCTCAGCTCCCCCCACCGCGCCCAGAGCCCCGGCCCCCTCTTCTCACcttcaggctgggcctcaggggggGCCAGGCCTTCCAGGGTTGTCAGGCTCGTGTGGACGGTGTCTTCATGGCCACAGCTGGCGGTCCTGCGCTCCCCACCAGCCCGGCAGAGGACCCCGGGGAGCGGCCTGCGTGGAGGTTCCTCGGGTGgccttctgccttcctcacccAGCTCCTGGCGGGTCTCAG GTTCTGCAGGCTTGGCAGAGGCCATCTCTGCCGCGACGACGCCTGCGGCCTCGGCCTCGGCCCCGGGAGAGCGGGATGCAGCAgagccagtccatccctcctccgtCCTCTCCTGGACTGGACCA GAAGACCCACTTTCCAAAGAgattggctggagttcccactggggctcagtgggttcgTGCTCCAGTCGTGTCTGTGGAGGCACCCGTTGGATCTCCAGCCCTGTGCGGTGGGGAAAGGATCGGGCATTTCGGCAACGGTGCTGTGGGTCGTaggcgcggctcagattccatccctggtcgggaacttccatgtgccacag GGGCGAGCCACTCTGGGGGCAGAAGCCAGGTCCAGCCTTGGGTTCCCGCTCGGGCCCCGCTCCAGCTCACCGGGTCCTCGGGATGACGGCAGCCCTCTTCGGGGGCCCAAACCCAGATGTGGGGCAGGCCAGAGGAGCCCGGCCCACCCCCAGCAGCACGCACCCCCAAAg ggccacagggcaaggcacatagaagttcccaggctaggagacagATCAACACTGGATCGTTtagccagtgagcaaggccagggttggaacctgcatcctcatggatacccg CTCTGCAAATCAGGAGGTTCTTGA
- the LOC125116518 gene encoding uncharacterized protein LOC125116518 isoform X2, with translation MCSSKESSLPKAFPTGPGQPLLALLSCRRGVCLCLGSWPNTILWGLPTVRPPPQLPPPRPEPRPPLLTFRLGLRGGQAFQGCQARVDGVFMATAGGPALPTSPAEDPGERPAWRFLGWPSAFLTQLLAGLRFCRLGRGHLCRDDACGLGLGPGRAGCSRASPSLLRPLLDWTRRPTFQRDWLEFPLGLSGFVLQSCLWRHPLDLQPCAVGKGSGISATVLWVVGAAQIPSLVGNFHVPQACRPPRHPPQQASSRAAPPGGSCQAAPAPSASMGPWLLRDLVEPFSRPSLPLPDPPHSAQHPLVRWGPCPAVWPPPGAGHRARHIEVPRLGDRSTLDRLASEQGQGWNLHPHGYPLCKSGGS, from the exons ATGTGCTCTTCCAAGGAGAGCAGTCTTCCCAAAGCCTTCCCGACCGGTCCCGGCCAGCCCCTTCTGGCTCTGCTCTCCTGCAGGCGGGGCGTGTGCCTTTGTCTTGGCTCCTGGCCCAACACCATCCTCTGGGGACTCCCCACTGTGCGGCCCCCACCTCAGCTCCCCCCACCGCGCCCAGAGCCCCGGCCCCCTCTTCTCACcttcaggctgggcctcaggggggGCCAGGCCTTCCAGGGTTGTCAGGCTCGTGTGGACGGTGTCTTCATGGCCACAGCTGGCGGTCCTGCGCTCCCCACCAGCCCGGCAGAGGACCCCGGGGAGCGGCCTGCGTGGAGGTTCCTCGGGTGgccttctgccttcctcacccAGCTCCTGGCGGGTCTCAG GTTCTGCAGGCTTGGCAGAGGCCATCTCTGCCGCGACGACGCCTGCGGCCTCGGCCTCGGCCCCGGGAGAGCGGGATGCAGCAgagccagtccatccctcctccgtCCTCTCCTGGACTGGACCA GAAGACCCACTTTCCAAAGAgattggctggagttcccactggggctcagtgggttcgTGCTCCAGTCGTGTCTGTGGAGGCACCCGTTGGATCTCCAGCCCTGTGCGGTGGGGAAAGGATCGGGCATTTCGGCAACGGTGCTGTGGGTCGTaggcgcggctcagattccatccctggtcgggaacttccatgtgccacag GCCTGCCGGCCCCCTCGCCACCCGCCTCAGCAGGcctcttccagggctgctccccccGGGGGGTCCTGCCaagctgcccccgccccctcggCCTCCATGGGACCCTGGCTCCTGCGGGATCTCGTCGAGCCCTTCTCCAGGCCTTCCTTGCCCCTGCCTGACCCTCCACACTCGGCTCAGCACCCGCTCGTCCGCTGGGGGCCTTGCCCGGCTGTTTGGCCTCCTCCCGGAGCC ggccacagggcaaggcacatagaagttcccaggctaggagacagATCAACACTGGATCGTTtagccagtgagcaaggccagggttggaacctgcatcctcatggatacccg CTCTGCAAATCAGGAGGTTCTTGA
- the LOC125116518 gene encoding uncharacterized protein LOC125116518 isoform X1 — protein sequence MCSSKESSLPKAFPTGPGQPLLALLSCRRGVCLCLGSWPNTILWGLPTVRPPPQLPPPRPEPRPPLLTFRLGLRGGQAFQGCQARVDGVFMATAGGPALPTSPAEDPGERPAWRFLGWPSAFLTQLLAGLRFCRLGRGHLCRDDACGLGLGPGRAGCSRASPSLLRPLLDWTRRPTFQRDWLEFPLGLSGFVLQSCLWRHPLDLQPCAVGKGSGISATVLWVVGAAQIPSLVGNFHVPQGRATLGAEARSSLGFPLGPRSSSPGPRDDGSPLRGPKPRCGAGQRSPAHPQQHAPPKVSSCPSRPAGPLATRLSRPLPGLLPPGGPAKLPPPPRPPWDPGSCGISSSPSPGLPCPCLTLHTRLSTRSSAGGLARLFGLLPEPATGQGT from the exons ATGTGCTCTTCCAAGGAGAGCAGTCTTCCCAAAGCCTTCCCGACCGGTCCCGGCCAGCCCCTTCTGGCTCTGCTCTCCTGCAGGCGGGGCGTGTGCCTTTGTCTTGGCTCCTGGCCCAACACCATCCTCTGGGGACTCCCCACTGTGCGGCCCCCACCTCAGCTCCCCCCACCGCGCCCAGAGCCCCGGCCCCCTCTTCTCACcttcaggctgggcctcaggggggGCCAGGCCTTCCAGGGTTGTCAGGCTCGTGTGGACGGTGTCTTCATGGCCACAGCTGGCGGTCCTGCGCTCCCCACCAGCCCGGCAGAGGACCCCGGGGAGCGGCCTGCGTGGAGGTTCCTCGGGTGgccttctgccttcctcacccAGCTCCTGGCGGGTCTCAG GTTCTGCAGGCTTGGCAGAGGCCATCTCTGCCGCGACGACGCCTGCGGCCTCGGCCTCGGCCCCGGGAGAGCGGGATGCAGCAgagccagtccatccctcctccgtCCTCTCCTGGACTGGACCA GAAGACCCACTTTCCAAAGAgattggctggagttcccactggggctcagtgggttcgTGCTCCAGTCGTGTCTGTGGAGGCACCCGTTGGATCTCCAGCCCTGTGCGGTGGGGAAAGGATCGGGCATTTCGGCAACGGTGCTGTGGGTCGTaggcgcggctcagattccatccctggtcgggaacttccatgtgccacag GGGCGAGCCACTCTGGGGGCAGAAGCCAGGTCCAGCCTTGGGTTCCCGCTCGGGCCCCGCTCCAGCTCACCGGGTCCTCGGGATGACGGCAGCCCTCTTCGGGGGCCCAAACCCAGATGTGGGGCAGGCCAGAGGAGCCCGGCCCACCCCCAGCAGCACGCACCCCCAAAggtctcctcctgcccttccagGCCTGCCGGCCCCCTCGCCACCCGCCTCAGCAGGcctcttccagggctgctccccccGGGGGGTCCTGCCaagctgcccccgccccctcggCCTCCATGGGACCCTGGCTCCTGCGGGATCTCGTCGAGCCCTTCTCCAGGCCTTCCTTGCCCCTGCCTGACCCTCCACACTCGGCTCAGCACCCGCTCGTCCGCTGGGGGCCTTGCCCGGCTGTTTGGCCTCCTCCCGGAGCC ggccacagggcaaggcacatag
- the LOC125116115 gene encoding uncharacterized protein LOC125116115 isoform X2, translating to MGRGFLKEPGQDLVEGVREQSGQALPEGLLNAPRALCPQQRPGQRCHLAQGKAHQCPGIRPEQRQVPPAGLEEEQDLPPARLGSPPESLVLREEEQDFHPARLLSPQESLVLQEEHQDVHPAQLEEHQDFHPARLGSPHESLVLLEEDQDVHPAGLVCLHESILLLLEEPDFPPARLESSPESLVLL from the exons ATGGGCCGAGGGTTCTTGAAAGAGCCAGGCCAGGACCTGGTAGAGGGGGTGCGGGAGCAATCAGGGCAGGCACTCCCAGAAGGGCTGCTGAATGCGCCTCGGGCCCTTTGTCCCCAGCAGAGGCCAGGGCAACGTTGCCATCTAGCACAGGGAAAGGCACATCAGTGTCCGGGAATTCGGCCAGAGCAGCGCCAAGTgccccctgcagggctg GAGGAAGAGCAGGATTTGCCTCCTGCACGGCTggggagtcctcctgagagcctcgtcctccgggaggaggagcaggattttcatcctgcacGGCTGCTGAGTCCTCaggagagccttgtcctccaggaggagcacCAGGATGTTCATCCTGCCCAGCTG gaggagcaccaggattttcatcctgcccggctggggagtcctcatgagagcctcgtcctcttGGAGGAGGATCAGGATGTTCATCCTGCTGGGCTGGTGTGTCTGCATGAGAGCATCCTCCTCCTGTTGGAGGAGCCGGATTTTCCTCCTGCCCGGCTGGAGAgttctcctgagagcctcgtcctcctgtag
- the LOC125116115 gene encoding uncharacterized protein LOC125116115 isoform X1 → MGRGFLKEPGQDLVEGVREQSGQALPEGLLNAPRALCPQQRPGQRCHLAQGKAHQCPGIRPEQRQVPPAGLVSVRVDGRLLEDQQDFHPAQLVSPPESLVLQEEEQDLPPARLGSPPESLVLREEEQDFHPARLLSPQESLVLQEEHQDVHPAQLEEHQDFHPARLGSPHESLVLLEEDQDVHPAGLVCLHESILLLLEEPDFPPARLESSPESLVLL, encoded by the exons ATGGGCCGAGGGTTCTTGAAAGAGCCAGGCCAGGACCTGGTAGAGGGGGTGCGGGAGCAATCAGGGCAGGCACTCCCAGAAGGGCTGCTGAATGCGCCTCGGGCCCTTTGTCCCCAGCAGAGGCCAGGGCAACGTTGCCATCTAGCACAGGGAAAGGCACATCAGTGTCCGGGAATTCGGCCAGAGCAGCGCCAAGTgccccctgcagggctggtgAGTGTTCGAGTGGACGGGAGACTTCTGGAGGAccagcaggattttcatcctgcccagctagtgagtcctcctgagagcctggtCCTGCAGGAGGAAGAGCAGGATTTGCCTCCTGCACGGCTggggagtcctcctgagagcctcgtcctccgggaggaggagcaggattttcatcctgcacGGCTGCTGAGTCCTCaggagagccttgtcctccaggaggagcacCAGGATGTTCATCCTGCCCAGCTG gaggagcaccaggattttcatcctgcccggctggggagtcctcatgagagcctcgtcctcttGGAGGAGGATCAGGATGTTCATCCTGCTGGGCTGGTGTGTCTGCATGAGAGCATCCTCCTCCTGTTGGAGGAGCCGGATTTTCCTCCTGCCCGGCTGGAGAgttctcctgagagcctcgtcctcctgtag